A single window of Pontibacillus chungwhensis DNA harbors:
- a CDS encoding thiol-disulfide oxidoreductase DCC family protein — protein MKKKHLVFYDAQCPFCYHVKLVLRKLDWFNKVDWVSVQEVDEAPVEYPYLQYRDIYDEIHMLTSSGSLKEGYYAIRKLLSSLPLTVPISLLLYIPFADRVGSPLYKWFSRHRYQWFGQYNEPRYA, from the coding sequence ATGAAAAAGAAGCATTTGGTGTTCTATGACGCTCAGTGTCCATTCTGTTATCACGTAAAACTTGTCCTTAGGAAATTGGATTGGTTTAACAAAGTAGATTGGGTATCCGTCCAAGAAGTAGATGAAGCGCCTGTCGAGTACCCATACTTACAATACCGCGACATTTATGATGAAATTCATATGCTGACTTCTTCAGGCAGTTTAAAAGAAGGGTACTACGCAATTCGTAAACTCCTAAGCTCCCTTCCGCTAACCGTGCCTATTAGTCTTCTGCTCTACATTCCCTTTGCAGATCGTGTCGGGTCGCCCCTTTACAAATGGTTCTCCCGCCACCGCTATCAATGGTTTGGTCAGTACAATGAGCCTCGCTATGCATAA
- a CDS encoding 3-hydroxyacyl-CoA dehydrogenase: MDYKQITIAGGGVLGSQIAFQSAFYGFEVTVYDITEEALEETDNRFKKYMGIYQNALEATEEQVDATYKRISMSTDLKEAVKQADLVVEAIPEVVAIKEEFYTKLGKLAPDHTVFASNSSTFLPSQFAEFTGRPEKFLALHFANEIWNNNIGEVMKHEGTDEKHFEDLLEFAGAIGMVPIPIYKEQPGYILNSLLVPLLSAAQSLLIKGVSDPETIDRTWMISTGAPVGPFAFLDIIGLHTPYNLQKAKGDAGDEEAAKIAEYLKTEYIDKGHTGKLAGKGFYDYPNPRYREKDFLK; encoded by the coding sequence ATGGACTATAAACAGATTACGATTGCGGGCGGTGGGGTTTTAGGAAGTCAAATCGCCTTTCAATCCGCCTTTTATGGATTTGAAGTTACCGTTTACGACATTACCGAAGAGGCTTTAGAAGAAACGGATAACCGATTCAAAAAGTATATGGGAATTTACCAGAACGCTCTCGAGGCAACAGAAGAACAAGTGGACGCTACATATAAACGTATAAGTATGTCTACAGACCTCAAAGAAGCGGTAAAACAAGCAGATTTGGTTGTAGAAGCGATACCGGAAGTGGTGGCCATTAAAGAAGAGTTCTACACGAAACTTGGGAAGTTAGCACCTGACCATACAGTCTTCGCTTCCAACTCTTCAACATTTTTACCGAGTCAATTCGCTGAATTCACAGGCCGCCCTGAAAAATTCTTAGCCCTGCACTTTGCTAATGAAATTTGGAATAACAACATCGGAGAAGTCATGAAACACGAAGGAACAGACGAGAAACACTTTGAAGATCTATTAGAATTTGCAGGAGCAATCGGAATGGTACCGATCCCGATCTATAAAGAACAACCAGGATACATCTTAAATTCCCTATTAGTCCCCTTACTATCAGCCGCACAAAGCTTACTCATCAAAGGCGTATCAGACCCTGAAACCATCGACAGAACATGGATGATCTCAACAGGCGCACCCGTCGGACCATTCGCCTTCCTAGACATCATCGGCCTACACACTCCGTACAACCTCCAAAAAGCCAAAGGAGACGCAGGAGACGAAGAAGCAGCCAAAATCGCCGAATACCTAAAAACCGAATACATCGACAAAGGTCACACAGGCAAACTAGCCGGAAAAGGATTCTATGACTACCCAAACCCACGTTACCGGGAGAAAGACTTTTTGAAGTAA
- a CDS encoding alpha/beta hydrolase: MKKWKWWQKLLALLGVLVIAVGIAGYVYLQPYEPTQVAIEAMKGTNEIDVEQKGDWISFLPTEAEDTSILFYPGGLVEPESYAPLAHKLAENGYPTYILKMPLNLAVLAQDKADELIEEKGNRSYVIGGHSLGGAMAARYAAEHEDLLEGIFLLGAYPDEGGDLSGTDLSFLSITGENDGVMNREKYKEGKNYVPEDHTYIDLGGANHGQFGSYGFQEGDQKATISGEKQRDQTVELISNWLAN, encoded by the coding sequence ATGAAGAAGTGGAAGTGGTGGCAAAAGCTCTTAGCCTTGTTAGGCGTTCTTGTTATAGCCGTTGGGATTGCAGGGTATGTTTATTTACAGCCTTATGAACCCACACAAGTAGCGATTGAAGCTATGAAAGGAACAAATGAAATAGATGTAGAGCAAAAGGGCGACTGGATTTCCTTTCTTCCAACAGAAGCGGAAGACACGAGCATTCTTTTCTATCCGGGTGGTTTAGTGGAGCCAGAGAGTTATGCTCCGTTGGCTCATAAGCTTGCTGAAAACGGGTATCCGACTTACATTTTGAAGATGCCTCTTAATTTGGCCGTGCTGGCTCAAGATAAGGCAGATGAGTTAATAGAAGAAAAGGGGAATCGCTCTTACGTCATTGGGGGACATTCATTAGGTGGAGCCATGGCGGCGAGATACGCTGCGGAACATGAAGATCTCCTTGAAGGCATCTTTTTACTTGGTGCTTACCCGGATGAAGGCGGTGACCTTAGTGGCACGGACTTGTCTTTCTTGTCGATCACAGGAGAGAACGATGGGGTAATGAACCGCGAGAAATATAAAGAAGGAAAAAATTACGTACCGGAAGATCATACCTATATTGACTTAGGCGGAGCGAACCACGGTCAATTTGGTAGCTATGGGTTTCAAGAAGGGGACCAAAAAGCAACCATTTCAGGCGAAAAGCAGCGAGATCAGACGGTTGAACTGATCAGTAATTGGCTCGCAAACTAA
- a CDS encoding CPBP family intramembrane glutamic endopeptidase, with amino-acid sequence MNRAKIVVGTSFLVSLFLYIFEQGIGMPYPVKTAVKLLLFIGVPFLFYAYFPKPHLKKKKEQWKSPLLFGIVAFVVLLCSYWLTKDLIDFTEIRSYLKRDLGITPTTFYAVGFYIILGNSWIEEWFFRGFIFQNLLSLGKRRIGYVYSSGLFALYHLASIQGWFSLPLTLVALAGLFGIGMFFSFLTEKAGTYKGSWIVHMIADLAIILIGLHAFGWY; translated from the coding sequence ATGAATCGGGCCAAAATCGTCGTTGGGACCTCTTTTCTTGTTAGTCTGTTTCTATATATCTTCGAACAAGGTATCGGCATGCCTTATCCGGTAAAAACAGCTGTTAAACTCCTCTTGTTCATCGGAGTCCCTTTTCTATTCTATGCGTACTTCCCTAAACCACATCTGAAAAAGAAAAAAGAACAATGGAAATCTCCACTGCTCTTCGGCATTGTAGCGTTTGTTGTTCTCCTATGTAGTTATTGGCTAACGAAAGATCTGATTGATTTTACAGAAATACGATCTTATCTTAAAAGGGACCTTGGCATAACACCTACAACCTTTTATGCTGTCGGGTTTTATATCATTCTCGGTAACTCTTGGATCGAAGAATGGTTCTTCCGGGGTTTTATCTTTCAAAACCTTCTATCCCTTGGTAAAAGACGGATTGGATATGTATATTCGTCAGGTTTATTTGCGTTGTACCATTTAGCAAGTATTCAAGGGTGGTTCTCTCTTCCCCTTACACTGGTGGCACTTGCAGGATTGTTTGGCATTGGCATGTTTTTCTCTTTCTTAACGGAGAAGGCAGGAACGTATAAAGGATCTTGGATAGTCCACATGATCGCCGATCTTGCTATTATACTTATTGGGTTACATGCCTTCGGTTGGTACTAG
- a CDS encoding oxidoreductase, which produces MKPIQTALIGYGLSGQVFHAPFLKTMPQYELVAVSTSKAEKAKQELGDVTVVATPEDIVQDKEIELVIITAPNEYHYPLAKAALKAGKHVVMEKPFVVHSQEGKELVEIAKDQERIISPFHNRRWDDDFLTVKKLISSGALGQITSYEAHYDRYRPQVRDRWREKDVPGAGILYDLGAHLIDQALHLFGKPDQVHGITKAQRAGAEVDDYFHIMLEYSPLQVILHSSSFVRAAGPKFEVHGTEGSFIKYGTDPQENQLKEGKVPGDDGWGVSHEENDGVLTNDKHPEGIRIPTETGRYESYYEQLAEGIRKGESLPVTGQEGLEVIEIIESILQASRP; this is translated from the coding sequence ATGAAACCCATACAAACTGCACTGATTGGATACGGATTATCTGGCCAAGTCTTTCATGCTCCCTTCTTAAAGACGATGCCTCAATATGAACTCGTAGCCGTATCTACATCTAAAGCAGAAAAAGCCAAGCAAGAGTTAGGGGATGTGACGGTTGTAGCCACGCCTGAAGATATTGTACAAGACAAAGAGATTGAGCTTGTTATCATTACAGCCCCAAATGAATATCACTATCCGTTGGCAAAGGCTGCCCTAAAAGCCGGGAAACATGTTGTCATGGAAAAGCCCTTTGTCGTCCATAGCCAAGAAGGAAAAGAATTAGTAGAAATCGCTAAAGATCAAGAGCGAATCATTAGCCCTTTCCATAACAGACGTTGGGATGATGACTTCTTAACCGTCAAAAAGTTAATCTCAAGCGGTGCACTCGGGCAGATCACAAGTTACGAAGCCCACTATGACCGATACCGCCCACAAGTACGGGATCGCTGGAGAGAGAAAGATGTTCCTGGAGCTGGGATATTATATGACCTGGGGGCACATCTTATTGATCAAGCTCTTCATCTGTTCGGCAAACCGGATCAAGTTCATGGAATAACGAAAGCTCAGCGTGCTGGGGCTGAAGTGGATGATTACTTTCACATTATGCTTGAGTACAGTCCTTTACAAGTCATCCTTCACTCGAGTTCATTTGTACGCGCAGCGGGCCCTAAATTCGAGGTCCATGGAACAGAAGGAAGCTTCATTAAATACGGAACAGATCCTCAGGAGAATCAGTTAAAAGAAGGAAAGGTACCAGGAGATGACGGATGGGGAGTAAGCCATGAAGAAAATGATGGTGTACTCACAAATGACAAGCATCCAGAAGGGATACGGATTCCGACAGAGACCGGCCGTTATGAATCGTATTACGAACAATTAGCGGAAGGGATTCGCAAGGGTGAGTCCCTGCCTGTTACAGGTCAGGAAGGACTTGAGGTTATTGAAATCATAGAGTCTATTCTACAAGCATCCCGGCCCTAA
- a CDS encoding NADH-dependent flavin oxidoreductase, with protein MSDRKYMFDSYSLPSGVTLKNRVLLAPMTNFLSNDDGSVSDKELEYYKRRSGGVGAVITACANVNEYGKGFDGEIGVHRDDLIPSLSKLADAIHEKGSKAILQIFHGGRMCPPHLIPNEDVVSASAVAALRPNSPTPREMTEEEIQQTIADFGEATRRAIEAGFDGVEIHGANTYLLQQFFSPHSNRREDQWGGSVEDRMNFPLAVVESVKAAVSQHAKNEFVVGYRLSPEEREEPGITMDDTLQLVDVLAKQDLDYLHISLSSFNQGSMRDENDTRPRIDLIQERVGNIIPVMGVGSLHTPDDVEGALEKVPMVSLGREMLMEPDWVEKVAKGEEDQIRTAMKLNQQEELAIPEPMWTNILSVPNWFPKEEE; from the coding sequence ATGAGTGATCGTAAATATATGTTTGATTCCTACTCGTTACCGTCTGGCGTAACGTTAAAAAACCGTGTGCTACTTGCACCTATGACAAACTTCTTGTCTAATGATGATGGAAGTGTATCAGATAAAGAACTAGAATATTATAAACGCCGTTCCGGTGGCGTAGGCGCCGTTATTACGGCTTGTGCAAACGTAAATGAGTACGGGAAAGGCTTTGACGGTGAGATCGGCGTTCACCGTGACGACCTGATTCCAAGCCTAAGCAAATTAGCTGATGCGATTCATGAGAAAGGTTCAAAAGCCATTCTTCAAATTTTCCATGGCGGTCGCATGTGCCCTCCACATCTTATCCCAAATGAAGATGTAGTAAGCGCAAGTGCCGTGGCTGCCCTTCGTCCTAATTCCCCTACTCCAAGGGAAATGACGGAAGAAGAAATTCAGCAAACCATCGCTGACTTCGGCGAGGCTACACGCCGCGCAATTGAAGCCGGCTTTGACGGTGTTGAAATTCACGGAGCGAATACGTATCTGTTACAACAGTTCTTCTCTCCACACTCTAACCGCCGGGAAGACCAGTGGGGCGGTTCTGTAGAAGACCGTATGAACTTCCCTCTAGCTGTAGTAGAATCGGTAAAAGCTGCTGTATCACAGCATGCGAAGAATGAGTTTGTAGTAGGTTACCGTTTATCTCCTGAAGAACGTGAAGAACCAGGAATTACAATGGACGATACGCTACAGCTTGTAGATGTCCTAGCTAAACAAGACCTGGATTACCTTCACATTTCACTGTCTAGCTTTAATCAAGGATCTATGAGAGATGAGAATGATACACGCCCACGTATTGATCTGATTCAAGAACGTGTAGGTAACATCATCCCTGTGATGGGCGTTGGTAGTCTCCATACACCAGACGACGTAGAAGGTGCTCTTGAAAAAGTGCCAATGGTTTCCCTTGGCCGTGAGATGCTAATGGAGCCAGACTGGGTCGAAAAAGTAGCCAAAGGCGAAGAAGACCAAATCCGTACAGCAATGAAGCTAAATCAACAAGAAGAACTAGCCATTCCAGAACCAATGTGGACCAACATCCTAAGCGTTCCAAACTGGTTCCCTAAAGAAGAAGAATAA
- the eno gene encoding phosphopyruvate hydratase translates to MPYITDVYAREVLDSRGNPTVEVEVYTESGAFGSALVPSGASTGEYEAVELRDGDKDRYLGKGVSQAVQNVNEKIAPEILGFDATRQVIIDELMIELDGTDNKGNLGANAILGVSMAVARAAADYLGIPLYQYLGGFNAKKLPTPMMNILNGGEHADNNVDIQEFMVMPVGAPTFKEALRMGAEIFHSLKKVLKNKGYNTGVGDEGGFAPDLGSNEEALSTIIEAIEAAGYKPGEEVQLAMDVASSEIFEDGKYNLKGEGVTRTSEEMVDWYEELVNKYPIISIEDGLDENDWEGTKLLTERIGDRVQLVGDDLFVTNTNKLSRGISEGIANSILIKVNQIGTLTETFQAIEMAKEAGYTAVISHRSGETEDSTIADIAVATNAGQIKTGAPSRTDRVAKYNQLLRIEDVLAGTAVYAGKNAFYNLNK, encoded by the coding sequence ATGCCATATATTACGGACGTATACGCACGCGAAGTCTTAGACTCCCGTGGTAACCCAACAGTTGAAGTAGAAGTATATACGGAATCTGGTGCTTTCGGTTCTGCACTTGTTCCAAGTGGTGCTTCTACTGGTGAATACGAAGCAGTAGAACTACGTGACGGTGACAAAGATCGCTACCTTGGTAAAGGTGTATCTCAAGCTGTTCAAAACGTTAACGAAAAAATCGCTCCAGAAATCCTTGGTTTCGACGCAACTCGCCAAGTAATCATTGATGAACTAATGATCGAACTTGACGGTACTGATAACAAAGGTAACCTAGGTGCGAACGCAATCCTTGGTGTTTCTATGGCAGTAGCTCGCGCAGCAGCTGACTACCTTGGAATTCCTTTATACCAATACCTTGGTGGATTCAACGCGAAGAAACTTCCAACACCAATGATGAACATCCTTAACGGTGGTGAGCACGCTGATAACAACGTGGACATTCAAGAGTTCATGGTTATGCCAGTTGGCGCTCCAACATTCAAAGAAGCTCTTCGTATGGGCGCTGAAATCTTCCACTCTCTTAAGAAAGTTCTTAAGAACAAAGGCTACAACACTGGTGTAGGTGATGAAGGTGGATTTGCTCCTGACTTAGGTTCTAACGAAGAAGCACTTTCTACAATCATCGAAGCGATCGAAGCGGCTGGTTACAAGCCAGGCGAAGAAGTTCAACTTGCAATGGACGTTGCATCTTCTGAAATCTTCGAAGATGGTAAATACAACCTTAAAGGTGAAGGCGTTACACGTACTTCTGAAGAAATGGTTGACTGGTACGAAGAGCTTGTTAACAAGTACCCAATCATCTCAATTGAAGACGGCTTAGACGAGAACGACTGGGAAGGTACGAAACTTCTTACAGAGCGTATCGGCGACCGTGTTCAACTTGTTGGTGACGACCTATTCGTTACCAACACAAACAAATTAAGCCGCGGAATCTCTGAAGGCATTGCAAACTCAATCCTAATCAAAGTAAACCAAATCGGTACACTTACAGAGACATTCCAAGCTATCGAAATGGCGAAAGAAGCTGGTTACACTGCAGTCATCTCTCACCGTTCTGGTGAAACAGAAGACTCTACAATCGCTGATATCGCTGTTGCGACAAATGCTGGTCAAATCAAAACAGGTGCTCCATCTCGTACAGACCGCGTAGCGAAGTACAACCAACTTCTACGCATCGAAGACGTACTAGCTGGTACAGCAGTTTACGCTGGTAAAAACGCATTCTACAACCTAAACAAATAA
- the gpmI gene encoding 2,3-bisphosphoglycerate-independent phosphoglycerate mutase: MSNQNLAALIILDGYGMREEEYGNAVKQANTPNFDRLWEQYPHTTLTAKGEAVGLPEGQMGNSEVGHLNIGAGRVVYQSLTRVNMSIREGDFFDNDRFIEAMEHAKENDKALHLFGLLSDGGIHSHIEHLYALLEMAKNRGVEKVYVHGFLDGRDVGQKSAKKYIEALQDKMDELGVGEIATLSGRYYSMDRDKRWDRVEKAYRAMVYGEGPTYQDPIELVDDSYANDIYDEFVLPSVMTDEEGNPRATVQDEDAIIFYNFRPDRAIQISRTFANEDFREFDRGDKAPQNTHFVMLTKFSESVDGFVAYKPVNLDNTVGEVLAQNNMKQLRIAETEKYPHVTFFMSGGREEEFDGEERILIDSPKVSTYDEQPEMSAYEVTDALLKELDADKHNAIILNFANPDMVGHSGMLEPTIKAIETVDECLGKIIDKITDKGGHAIITADHGNADEVTNSEGKAMTAHTTNDVPVIVTKDGLELREGGILGDLSPTLLDLLQVDQPKEMTGESLIKKSDQ, from the coding sequence ATGAGTAATCAAAACCTAGCAGCGCTAATCATCTTAGATGGTTACGGCATGCGTGAAGAGGAATACGGTAACGCTGTAAAGCAAGCGAACACACCAAACTTTGATCGTCTTTGGGAGCAATACCCACACACAACGCTTACGGCTAAAGGTGAAGCGGTTGGCCTTCCAGAAGGTCAAATGGGTAACTCTGAAGTGGGTCACTTAAATATTGGTGCTGGACGTGTTGTGTACCAAAGCTTAACACGTGTGAACATGTCCATTCGTGAAGGTGATTTCTTCGACAACGATCGTTTTATCGAAGCGATGGAACATGCGAAAGAAAACGACAAAGCTTTACACCTATTCGGTCTTCTATCTGATGGTGGTATTCACAGCCATATTGAGCATTTATATGCCCTTCTTGAAATGGCGAAGAACCGCGGTGTAGAGAAAGTCTATGTGCACGGATTCTTAGATGGCCGTGACGTAGGTCAGAAATCTGCTAAGAAATATATCGAAGCTCTTCAGGATAAAATGGACGAATTAGGCGTCGGTGAGATCGCGACTCTATCCGGCCGCTATTATTCCATGGACCGTGACAAACGCTGGGACCGCGTGGAGAAGGCCTACCGCGCTATGGTATACGGCGAAGGTCCAACGTACCAGGACCCAATCGAGCTTGTAGATGATTCTTATGCAAACGACATTTATGATGAATTCGTTCTTCCATCTGTTATGACAGACGAAGAGGGCAACCCTCGTGCAACTGTTCAAGATGAAGACGCAATTATCTTCTATAATTTCCGTCCAGACCGCGCTATCCAAATTTCACGTACCTTCGCAAATGAAGACTTCCGTGAATTTGACCGTGGTGACAAAGCACCGCAAAATACTCATTTTGTCATGTTAACGAAATTCAGCGAATCCGTTGATGGTTTCGTTGCATACAAACCCGTTAACCTGGATAACACAGTAGGGGAAGTATTAGCGCAGAACAATATGAAGCAGCTTCGTATTGCTGAGACGGAGAAATACCCACACGTTACGTTCTTCATGAGCGGAGGACGTGAGGAAGAATTCGACGGGGAAGAACGCATCCTAATCGATTCTCCTAAAGTGTCAACGTATGATGAACAACCTGAAATGAGTGCTTACGAAGTAACCGATGCTCTTCTAAAAGAGCTAGATGCAGACAAGCACAATGCGATTATCTTAAACTTCGCAAACCCTGACATGGTTGGTCACAGTGGTATGCTAGAGCCTACCATTAAAGCGATCGAAACAGTGGATGAATGTTTAGGTAAAATCATTGATAAGATCACTGACAAAGGTGGACATGCCATTATTACGGCTGACCACGGTAACGCTGACGAAGTAACGAATTCTGAAGGCAAAGCGATGACAGCTCACACAACAAATGATGTGCCTGTAATCGTAACGAAAGATGGTCTTGAGCTTCGTGAAGGCGGAATCTTAGGTGACTTATCCCCAACATTATTAGACTTACTACAAGTCGATCAGCCTAAAGAAATGACAGGCGAATCTTTAATTAAAAAATCTGATCAATAA
- the tpiA gene encoding triose-phosphate isomerase, whose translation MRKQVIAGNWKMNKLMGEATQFVDEVKGQVPSFDQVESVVVAPFPYLPKLVQQAEGTDLKIGAQNMHFEESGAFTGEVSPEMLKDLGVTYVVLGHSERRELFAETDETVNKKTHAAFKHNLVPIVCVGETDEQRENGEAESVVETQVKAALKDLTNEQVKDVIIAYEPIWAIGTGKTATAEDANAMCASIRKVVSEFAGSEPAEAIRIQYGGSVKPANVDELMSQSDIDGALVGGASLQPDSFLSLVEAGKHE comes from the coding sequence ATGCGTAAACAAGTCATTGCAGGTAACTGGAAAATGAACAAGCTAATGGGCGAAGCTACACAGTTCGTTGACGAAGTAAAAGGTCAAGTTCCTTCATTCGATCAAGTAGAATCTGTTGTTGTAGCACCTTTCCCATACCTTCCTAAACTTGTTCAACAAGCAGAAGGTACAGATCTTAAAATTGGTGCGCAGAACATGCACTTTGAAGAGAGTGGAGCATTCACAGGTGAAGTAAGTCCTGAAATGCTTAAAGATCTTGGAGTAACATACGTTGTTCTAGGTCACTCTGAGCGTCGTGAACTGTTTGCTGAAACAGACGAAACTGTTAACAAAAAGACACACGCTGCATTCAAACACAATCTTGTACCAATCGTTTGTGTAGGCGAAACAGATGAACAACGTGAAAACGGTGAAGCTGAATCTGTTGTAGAAACACAAGTGAAAGCTGCTCTTAAAGACCTAACAAATGAACAAGTTAAAGATGTCATCATTGCTTATGAGCCTATCTGGGCAATCGGTACTGGTAAGACAGCTACAGCTGAAGATGCGAACGCAATGTGTGCTTCTATCCGTAAAGTAGTAAGCGAGTTTGCAGGCAGCGAACCAGCAGAAGCGATCCGTATTCAGTACGGCGGTAGCGTAAAACCAGCTAATGTTGACGAACTTATGTCTCAATCTGATATTGATGGTGCCCTAGTAGGTGGCGCAAGCTTACAACCTGATTCTTTCTTATCTCTAGTGGAGGCAGGTAAACATGAGTAA
- a CDS encoding phosphoglycerate kinase → MNEKKTIQDVDVKGQKVFCRVDFNVPMQDGEVTDDTRIRAALPTIQHLTEQGAKVILASHLGRPKGEAVDELRLDPVAKRLSDLLGQTVTKTDEAYGSEVDKAISEMENSDVLLLENVRFYPGEEKNDAELAKQFANLADLYVNDAFGAAHRAHASTEGIAHHLPAVAGFLMEKELRVLGNALKDPERPFTAIIGGAKVKDKIGVIDHLIEKVDNLIIGGGLAYTFVKAQGYEIGKSLLEEDKIDLAKQYMEKAKEKGVNFYMPQDVIVGDDFSNDANTQVVNIDSIPADWEAMDIGPKTIELYSDIVKNSKLVIWNGPMGVFELETFANGTKGVAEALGQTEGYSVIGGGDSAAAVEKFGYADQMDHISTGGGASLEFMEGKDLPGVVALNDK, encoded by the coding sequence GTGAATGAGAAAAAAACCATCCAGGATGTAGATGTAAAAGGCCAGAAAGTTTTCTGCCGCGTTGATTTCAACGTACCTATGCAAGATGGTGAAGTAACTGACGACACGCGCATCCGTGCAGCGTTACCAACAATCCAGCATTTAACTGAACAAGGTGCAAAAGTAATCTTAGCTAGTCACCTTGGTCGTCCGAAAGGTGAAGCCGTTGATGAACTTCGCCTTGATCCAGTAGCGAAACGCCTAAGTGACCTACTTGGCCAAACCGTTACAAAGACGGATGAAGCTTACGGAAGTGAAGTGGACAAAGCTATTTCTGAAATGGAAAATAGCGATGTACTTCTTCTTGAGAATGTTCGTTTCTATCCGGGTGAGGAAAAGAACGACGCAGAACTTGCGAAACAATTCGCTAATTTAGCAGACCTTTATGTAAATGATGCATTCGGTGCAGCTCACCGTGCGCACGCTTCTACAGAAGGGATTGCTCATCACCTTCCAGCAGTAGCTGGCTTCTTAATGGAAAAAGAATTACGCGTCCTTGGAAATGCGTTAAAAGACCCTGAGCGTCCTTTCACTGCCATCATCGGTGGTGCGAAAGTTAAGGACAAAATCGGCGTAATCGATCACCTAATTGAGAAAGTTGATAACTTGATTATCGGCGGCGGCCTTGCTTACACATTCGTGAAAGCTCAAGGCTACGAAATTGGTAAATCTCTTCTTGAAGAAGATAAGATCGATCTTGCGAAGCAATATATGGAAAAAGCCAAAGAAAAAGGGGTTAATTTCTACATGCCACAAGATGTAATCGTTGGCGATGATTTCTCTAACGATGCAAACACACAAGTGGTAAACATCGATAGTATCCCAGCTGATTGGGAAGCAATGGACATTGGTCCAAAAACAATCGAACTATACTCTGATATCGTGAAGAACTCTAAGCTAGTGATCTGGAACGGTCCAATGGGTGTCTTCGAGCTTGAAACATTCGCTAACGGAACAAAAGGCGTTGCAGAAGCTCTAGGTCAAACAGAAGGCTATTCTGTAATCGGTGGCGGTGACTCTGCAGCAGCTGTTGAGAAGTTTGGTTATGCTGATCAGATGGACCACATCTCTACAGGTGGCGGAGCATCTCTAGAGTTCATGGAAGGTAAAGATCTTCCAGGCGTAGTAGCATTAAACGATAAATAA
- the gap gene encoding type I glyceraldehyde-3-phosphate dehydrogenase: MAIRIGINGFGRIGRNVFRASLKNDEVEVVAINDLTDANMLAHLLQYDSVHGQLDEKVTVNGSNLVIGGKEITVLSERDPANLGWGDLGVDIVIESTGRFTQRDDAKKHIDAGAKKVIISAPAKGEDLTVVMGVNEDSYDPASHHVISNASCTTNCLAPYAKVLNDKFGLKRGMMTTIHSYTNDQQILDLPHKDYRRARAAGQNIIPTTTGAAQAVAKVMPEMEGKLTGMAMRVPTPNVSLVDLVAELDTDATAEEVNQALKEAAEGDLKGILGYSEEELVSSDYNGNPASSTIDAASTLSIEKNMVKVVSWYDNESGYSNRCVDLAVYLAKKGL; the protein is encoded by the coding sequence ATGGCAATCAGAATTGGTATTAACGGTTTTGGACGTATCGGACGTAACGTATTCCGCGCGTCTCTTAAAAACGACGAGGTAGAAGTAGTAGCGATCAACGACTTAACAGACGCTAACATGCTTGCTCACCTTCTTCAGTATGACTCTGTACACGGTCAACTGGATGAGAAAGTAACAGTTAACGGATCTAACCTTGTAATCGGTGGCAAAGAGATCACAGTTCTTTCTGAACGTGACCCTGCTAACCTTGGATGGGGAGATCTTGGTGTAGATATCGTAATCGAATCTACTGGTCGCTTCACTCAGCGTGACGATGCTAAAAAACACATCGATGCTGGCGCGAAAAAAGTTATCATCTCTGCACCTGCTAAAGGCGAAGACCTTACAGTAGTTATGGGTGTTAACGAAGATTCTTACGACCCAGCTAGCCACCACGTAATCTCTAACGCTTCTTGTACGACAAACTGCTTAGCACCATATGCTAAAGTTCTTAATGACAAATTCGGTCTTAAGCGCGGTATGATGACAACAATCCACTCTTACACGAACGACCAACAAATCCTTGACCTTCCACATAAGGACTACCGTCGTGCTCGTGCTGCTGGACAAAACATCATCCCAACAACTACAGGTGCTGCTCAAGCCGTAGCGAAAGTAATGCCTGAAATGGAAGGTAAACTAACTGGTATGGCTATGCGTGTTCCAACGCCAAACGTATCTCTAGTTGACCTTGTAGCTGAATTAGATACTGATGCTACAGCTGAAGAAGTTAACCAAGCTCTTAAAGAAGCAGCAGAAGGCGACCTTAAAGGAATCCTTGGCTACAGCGAAGAAGAGCTAGTTTCTAGCGACTACAATGGTAACCCAGCTTCTTCTACAATTGATGCAGCTTCAACTCTAAGCATCGAGAAGAACATGGTTAAAGTTGTTTCTTGGTACGATAACGAGAGCGGCTACTCTAACCGTTGTGTAGACTTAGCTGTATACCTTGCGAAAAAAGGTCTTTAA